In Vicia villosa cultivar HV-30 ecotype Madison, WI unplaced genomic scaffold, Vvil1.0 ctg.000418F_1_1, whole genome shotgun sequence, the DNA window GGTACTGAAGGCAGTCGTCACGCCGACTAaagggatgaagtcttccggtcgggttacggacaacgcgacttgaagcggtctgctatctggtgagttcccctcgtcagagttCCGAGGGACATCTCTTCGGGAGGGTTCTCTCTTCTTCGTGTACTTTGATAGGAGtccctctttgatcagggtctctatggcatctttgagatgtatgcattcgtcggtcagatgcccgtgactcttgtggtatttgcagtatttggacttgtctgtccccggtcttgtaggatttgacttcgggggcctgatgttggagtTCTTGAACTCGGTGTTCTGGAAGTCGGCCAGGATTTTCTCCCGCGAGGCgttcaaaggagtgtagtcgttgaaccGTCCTGCCGGTCCTCGGCGCTCTTTGGCATCTCGGGACCTGTCGTCCCTCCTTTTGTCCTGTCCTCGGCGTGATCCTGGATCCTCGAGGTTTGAGTTGCGAGCAACATCACTGCCCCTCGAGGCTTTGATCGCGGCTGCCTCGCCTTCTTCAAAGTcgatgaatgcctttgctttgcggaggagggcattcatcgagtgcaccttctcaatcttaatggccttcttgaagtcactACCGGGGAGTAGTCCTCGCTCCaagaggtatctcttcatgtagtcggccgtctgcacttggacggcctccttgttgaatctttcaaggtaatcccgaagaggttcgttgggtccttgtatcacggcctcgagattggcttccgatttcggttgtcgtcgggaggctgtgaagtggctcaagaagagttctttgagctcggtccaggaatggatggagttcggagggaggttcctgtaccaattcatcgcccccttcctgagggtggtcgggaaaatgcggcacttgatcgagcctctgacgacgtgatagtccatgactgcttcgatgctccgaatatggtcgtcggggtcagtggttccgtcgtattggtccaatactggcggtttttccatcccccgagggaggtGGGCTCTCCGGATACTGCCGGACAAGGGGCTGCGAAAGTCCTCCTCGTCGCTTGGTCCCGGTGAAGTGTAGTGTCTGTTTCGCCGGGGTTTTCCTTGGTTATCGTCCGAACTGGTACGGTTGTCCCGAGGGGGACGTTCGCCAGGTTTCGGTGCAGCTTTGGAAGGGCCCCGATGATcctgttcgggggaggggcttctCGCTTCAGTGGCTTCTGGCCTCTGGTTCTTCTTGCTCTTTCTTGGCGGAGAGCGGGAACGTGTCCTCCGGCGGCGATATCTTCTTGGTGGAGACCTTGAAGAGGATGGGGAACGCCGGCGGTACCTCCTTGgtggtgagcgcgaggaggaataggagcgtgacctgtagtgcttccTCGGAGGGGAGCGACGTCGTCGCTGTCTTTCCAGCTCGTGAATTCGGTCATCCTGAATTCGGAGGAGGCTGTTTGtcaattgtatttctttgagcaggcggacggtgatggggtcagcGTCCTCGGGAACGTTGAGCAGCTCCTCTTCTTCTCCATGACGGGCTCTCCGCCtttcggaggtgtgggtgaatgaggaagcagcATGCCCGTCTCTGGGGTCggtctcattcacattctgggcaCGTTCTGGCCCATTGTGTGTTCGGATCTGCTCGTCATCCCCATTTTGAACGTGTCCCTCGGGAGGAACGTGGTCAACATtctgaacctgttggaggccctGCAGCTGCTGGATGCTACGGATCTGCTGCCTCCCAGGTGGTGAGGTCTCGTGCCCGGGCCCCCTTTGCCCGGCGGGGGTATGCCGATTTCCTCCCTGCCGGCGACGATTTGCTGCCTCGCGGGTGGATTCCTCGATCAGTTGTTGCAGGAGGAAGGGATCAGcacttgggatgttgttgttgttgtcagccatgacgattggaaaaggattagctttgatctttgttttgtTAAAGAcggggaagcaagtttcccacagacggcgccactgatcgtacctgatcaggagaatcgtcgtaggctgcttggactggatcttctagaaaggaggaggggggtgtacctgcaaggtactccgatgccaaagtaagaagacgagcaaaggagtgcaagtaatAGCTAAAGGTTCGAaggaagtgaatacctgaccctctagttaaagagggtatttatagcccccagcgctgggccatgatctcgctattgggttggattcccaagcccaactaggagactgccaggtttcctgagcggaaatatcggaggtgcgtgcatgccctctgtcctggttaaccgctccgaagttcaagggagacgcggtcttttaggagccacgtggaatccgtgttgttcggaggattggatatgaaggagccctgcgcggagcagggtcctcggcaacgaaggtgttCGCGGGAATGTTAGTGCCGAGCATGCCGGGTGCCATATGCTCCGGGGATATGGGGCAGCCGAGCACGTCTAAGGTGGGCATCCTAGGTGCGTAGGAGGGTCATggaggaacgtgggcctctgaggttcaCTGGGCCGAAAACTatattgggcctaaccttggTCCAGTCCAGAACAAGTTATTTATAAGGATCACGAACATATTTAACTTTTAAGAATATTATgactgtttttattttaaaaaaacactcTCCATGCtcttttttattatgtttgtacAGTACAATAATAATGAATCTAGAAAACAAATAGCAGAAAAATAaagatttaattgaaaaataacttTTGTTGACAAATTTTGAGTCTTTAAATAACATTCTCTTCTCTACTAGATCATTTTGCACAACATCTCTATGGGAtggtaaattttaattatattttctattataattatgttatttaCTTTGTGTaactactttttcacttttttaatttatctttGGGTGTTGGATATGGGTTTTTTTTAATTCAACCTACTGATAATatttaaatgtaattttttattttagtttaatcaacttaaatattatgtttttataaaatttacCTACAAGATTCATATATTTTATGCATTTGCGTTTTGGCAAATAATACAATTTATTTGGTGCAACCGGTCCAGCCTACGCCAATATCTttgcggaagcacgggtatccCACTAGTTTGTTGACAAATTTTGAATCTTTTTCACCTTCGACACTCTTTAACACAGTTTTCGATGCATTTAGTTATTGAAtctcaaatttcaacttttgttgCATAcccataatttttttttcaattctattTATCCCGCCTCAAGATGACTATCCACTACTATAAATACCTGAATAGAGCCAAATATAAATATTGAGATTAGGGGTGTGTTCAAAACCGAATCGGTACAAAAGAAAATCGCAAAATCGAActgaaccaaaccgaaaccgtattatgttataaaatcttactaaccaatatatatttctttaatatTTATAAGTATTATGTGtgtattttatcatattttgtatgatatttattttaatttgcatatcataaaaaaaatttattattcatttataaataccattttaacaaaatatattttatcgtattctttatatggtatttatttaaaaatgaaatttcatGTATATCATTCTTTATACCTAAGATAAAGTTGTAAGACACAATTTTATGCATCAAATTATAAacttattttgacaattataaatttttttatggtaATGTATGAACGATTAAAcacgaaattatatttttttatatatgtgtatgtatgactcaataatttttttttaaaaaatcgaaCCAACTCAAACCATATTAGTTTGGtttgatttagttttattttcaaaaatcaaccaaaccaaaccgaaccacacATTTTTTTTTCTTGCAGTTCGaataatttttatcaaaattatcCCAACCGCACTACAAACACATAATTGAGAGTCTCCACTTCCTTCCTACTAAAGTAACTAAAACTCAATACTCATTTTCTTCACATGCATCACATAAcacaataatattattttttatggtcGGCTTAACAAATTAAGTGAATGTAATGTGTTGTTTTAAAACATGAAAATTGTCTTTAACTAACAAGTATATATAAAATGTAGTGAAAAATACATTGTTATGAAACTTTTCTTTAGGTAATATTGCTTCCgtttttttaagtgtcattttagaaaattattttgtttctatttaagtctcattttataatttaatgttataatttatcaattatacccttattttctcaataaatcCACCTCAcattttttaattagttattgaaaaacgagagtgtatgattgaatttatttttaaaaaaaaaaataaataagaatataatagaaaaaataactctAACAATCTATTATTTTAGTCGAAGAGTTTTATGCTAAAAAGAAACGAAGGGAGTAGTATATATAAAATTCTAGTAGTTTATTGTATAGTTGTTAATTTTTATGACATTgcaaacctatttaaaaatggttGCTAAAACGAAATCTAATTACTACTTTCTCTTATCTACTTTTTAAACAGTAACTAATGACTATCATAATTTgaccttttattttaattgattttatttgtaaGCACCGACGTGAATCAATCCCGTCCACACTTCACAAACGTGTATATTAAGTAATAATGCAATTATAATACTCAATCTTTGTTCTATAAATGCATGGACAATACGACGTGCCATTTATTATCTGCCTCTTTGGCTTTGTCATATTCTAGTTCTTTCTTACAGAGGCTACAAAATTTTCTATATTTTCTTACTTTCCTATTTTATTttgcttcaaattttcaaaaacaattggAGGTATCTTCATTTTAGTTATTCAAAAGTATTCGTTTATTTCAGTTTTTTATGGTTTTAatagtattatatatttttgtttaaaaaaatatttagcaagaaattttaaaaatatttcaaataataaattaatttaaataatatttacaaaaaattattttaaatattttagcttttttatattaaaatttaaaaaaaaaaccactaaagtttaaaattattttgaataattttttataaaatctattgttaagatataatttttaaaaataaagtaattttgattatatttcaattttcaataatgttaatttattattggatattaaatttacttttttaactttttcaaaaaaatattttaaaaataattaaaattttgaaaataaaagataactgttttaaaactaaaaaaacaaaaggaaagcaaacaattatttatatttatgcatCAATACGAAAAAAATTAAGTGCCGAAAGTAGTGAAAAGAAGGTTTTTAactataaattaaagaaaaacatattGGGCTCCAAGCCCACGCCAATAGGTCTAATTTAAGAAATTGCTTATCCCATCCTAAATACCCTAAATGAATACTCtatagaaattttaaaatatttctttgattttgaaaatatattttttgaacgAACTTTGAGTATTACAAAATTACGCCCCAATTAAGAGTTATCCccatatttttctaaaatttattcGAAGATGTACCTTAAGAGCCACATCATGGTCACCCAATGAATTATCAATAAGCACTCTTTTTTGACATAAACTAATTTGAAGATGCAACTGCGCCATATTCACACCAAACAGAATCAAGAGATGCATATTCGTATTCACACAGagtattttttttactttgttttaGGGATGCGGTGATGAAATGGACgatgtattatatatatatatatatatatatatatatatatatatatatatatatatatatatatatatatatatatatatatatatatatatatatatatataatcaaattcaattttatataaattaaaccaCACACTTTCAAATTAATAGGAAAATgacatatataaattaataaatttagagTACACAATGAAGTCAAAATAAAATACAACCGATAATAGTGATCCTATTACAAGTATTATATAATACTGTGTATGACAGACTCGGACCCCCTGTTCCTATGTTTCCTCCTCTACTACAGTGTCTTTCATGCCTCCCCCCAGGGCATCTAGAACGTCTCTCACCTCAGAGTCATCAGGAAAGAGTCATATGTCTATACTCGTCTGCCTATGCTCCATGATACGATAATATATAGGTAACACATCAACAGCATGATCTGCCATATCCTGCTCCTCCTCTAGTATCTCCTGATAAGCTAGCCTACGTGGATCTCCCGGAGCATCTGGTGTCATATATGAATGTCACACTCTGAAATACCATTGGATGTAGTCATCTGCAGCATTCCACTCGCTAGGAACTATGGTACTTCGTGCCTCATCTTGTATCAGATAATTAAGGTAATCATCAAACATGTCATCCATATCTCTATGTGTCATAGCAGGAGGAGCAGACTCGAAAAGGTCCTCGAGAACAAACTGCATGTACCTGAACTGTCACATGAATTGCAGGCCAACCATCCAGAGTAGAATGCAATGTCATCCTAGGGAAGCGTCTCACGGTGATCGACGTGCGCATGAAAGTGTATATCCTCTGTTACCATATGGCTAAGATACACTTTGTATGGCTTTTTCTCCCGATTCCTTTTGAGCGGGATAAATGCAGAAGTATGTGGCATATCCTTAGTGTAGGTCAGAGCACATGGCCATCCGGATATGCGTAGAAAGTGTTGGAGGATCCAAGCCTGAAAATGGTACATATGAATCATTAGTAATGGCGTCAAAAAAGTGTTATGAAAATGACACACAGACACTAAAAGATGTAAAATATTATTGTCAACTGTGTGATGTTGTCTGTCATCTTTTTAGTATTTCACATACAACCTTTCACTAATTTGTAGTATAGCTAGACCAAACAAGCGGCCCCTCGGTTGTACTGATGGATCTATTCCAAGTCTGGAAGTATCTCAGGTAGACCACATCAACATAAATGGAACTTTTGTCTACAAAAATGGATGAGACACTCAAGTACAACAGGTATACTCTCCATGCATATGTTATATGTTGCGCAACCTATTTATCATCACCAGCGGCCTGATCTGCATCATGCAGTTGTTATGTATACAACCTCTTGAGGCATCGAAACCTAGCATGATCCCCTCGGGTGACTTATAACTCTTGCAGGACATCTCGTGGATCAGCTCCCAGTTAGTCTAACATCATCTCCAATGTGTCATCTCTGTTGTGATCTAATAATCTCCTCGTGATCAGAAGATGCAGCATATATGGGACATCGTCTAGTGTGATAGACATCTCACCTTATGGAAGATGAAAAGATAAAGTCTTTGAGTTTCATTTCTCTACAAACGCATGCAACATACCATGGTTAACCATTACGTAATTGATCCTACACAAATCTCTCAGCCCAGATAGCAGCATCACATCGTGAAACCACTACTCATCAGGCTGCAGCAGACCAATAATCTACCGCTCATGTTTGATGCATTTTAAAGCATCACAGTCCTGCCGAAAAATAAATCATGTCAGAAACTTCGAATATTATAACATACATGTTTTTCAAAGAATGAATACATTTGAATTTTATCTTTCCTTCCTAGACATGTCTGGCGGCATAGTCCGAGCATATAGGCGGAAGTGATAAGTCGGACGGGCCTCCTTCAAACCCCTCGGGAGCCTCGACTGCCTCTGGTGCCTATTGTGCCTCGAGTGCCTAAGTAAGTGACACATGTCTCATACAGTGAAGACAAAGACGAAGATGCATTAGCCCCAGAAATTGACGCGTCCACATCAACCGGACTAGAAACAACATGTGTCTGCGAGGCTCAGGCTCAGGCTCTTTCCCTCTGAACTGATGCATGTTGTGCAACTTTGCCGTGCATCAATCTATCTTGCTTATCAATCATGATGCCTATAAATAAATCACACAAGCATTACACAAATGAAACACAATGAGATCAAGTCAAACAATGTAGACTAATAAATTCCAGAGATCCATCTCTGGATTCTAGGATCAAAACGTTGTAAACTTCTGCAGATGCATCTCCGTAAAGTTCTGCTACTCAAATAAACAATGGTGGAAATGCAGTCCAGTCAACATCCAAAATAATGCACTTATCATTTAAACTACCTATCAAACACATTTCTCATTTAAATAACATATCTAAACTACCTATTACATAACTTAATGCTCAATTTTTACAAATGtatatagaaataaataaaaaaagtatagaaaaataaaaaaatttaccaATTGCTGGTTTAGTTTGATGTTGAGTGAGCTATTTGATCGATTGGATGTTGATGGCAGAAGCTTTGAAGTGAATTGCTTTAGTTTGAGAGAATGGAAGTTATGAGAGTTTGAGAATTGAGAGTTTTAAGAGTTGTATTTTTACAGAGTATTTTAAGAAGTGAGAAAAGAGAACGATCTCACGTGTTTTTGATTAAAACAACGTCTGGAGATACAactttcaaaattacaaaaaaatgtaT includes these proteins:
- the LOC131628007 gene encoding uncharacterized protein LOC131628007, whose product is MQFVLEDLFESAPPAMTHRDMDDMFDDYLNYLIQDEARSTIVPSEWNAADDYIQCADPFLLQQLIEESTREAANRRRQGGNRHTPAGQRGPGHETSPPGRQQIRSIQQLQGLQQVQNVDHVPPEGHVQNGDDEQIRTHNGPERAQNVNETDPRDGHAASSFTHTSERRRARHGEEEELLNVPEDADPITVRLLKEIQLTNSLLRIQDDRIHELERQRRRRSPPRKHYRSRSYSSSRSPPRRYRRRSPSSSRSPPRRYRRRRTRSRSPPRKSKKNQRPEATEARSPSPEQDHRGPSKAAPKPGERPPRDNRTSSDDNQGKPRRNRHYTSPGPSDEEDFRSPLSGTARPPPKTNGPSTWTALRAPQGVEPALSWRMKRGSSSKYP